The DNA segment GCTACATAAACACGTTCTTTAATCAAATACATCCCACGCAAACAACTTCTACAATTCACTAATATGGTTTACCGTCAGTAATTTTTCTCTAATCTTAGAGTAGAACTCATCTCTAAATCTTATGAAAGGCGCATAATTCTCTGACTTCAGTATTCTTATTACCTCATTTCTAGTAAGTGAATATTGTACTTGGCCGTCTATAACCACAATTGGATTACGCCCCCTCCCTGCGCTTTTAATAGCTACAACTTTATCACTTGATAATACAATAGGCGATAAACTTGCTTTAAAAGGCGCCACCGGCACAATTGTATAAGCTTCTAAATCCGGGTCTATTATTGATCCACCTGCAGATAATCCATACGCTGTGGAGCCTGTGGGCGTCGCGACAATAACGCCGTCGGCTACTACACTGTTAAGAAAATGGTTATCTATGTAAACATCTAATTTAACGCTTTTACCAGGCTCCGTAGTCACTAAGACCTCGTTAACCGCTTCAGGCAGAACTACATCATCTATGAAAGTTTTAAGTCGAAAACTTTTTGATACTTTATATTCACCGTTTAAAAGTCGATCTAAAGCAGGCTCAATTTCATCAGGTGTAATCTCACTTAGAAACCCGGTGGTACCTGCATCGACGCCTAAAATAAGAGGGCATTTAGCAGGGAGATTTCTAATAGTATATAATATTGTTCCATCGCCGCCTACAATGATAGCGCAGTCAACATCCGCTTTTCCAGGCTCTACAACCTCGCGTCCTTCATCGTTTTCCCCAACACTTTCAGGTTCAAGATATAACTTTAGATTTCTCTCCTCTATAGCATCTAATATTCTTTTTTTTATAGGGGAATTAACTAGATCAGGTCTCACTTTCAATAAAACTCGTTTAATCATTAAGATGCCTCTATAAACGCTGATTGCGCATTGTTTAAATATTCTACTGATTATTTTTAGATTTTAAGCGATATAAAATATTCTAGAATATAGAAAAACATTTAAAACAATTTATTTAAAATAAAAATATCAAATAATACGTTACTAACAATTTATGATATAGATAGTTTTTATATTAGTTTAGAAATTAAGGGTTTGGAGGAAACTGTAAATGTCTCATAAAATGGCTGAGGCAGGGAGTTTAAAAGAAGGTAAATACGTGATTTTAGACGGTGAACCATGTCGTATCGTGAGCATAGAGAAATCTAAAACAGGTAAACATGGTCACGCTAAAGTTAGAATAACCGCTATAGGTTTATTTGATGAAAGTAAGAGAAGCGTAGTTTATCCGGCTGATACATCTGTGGAAGTTCCAGTTATAGATAAAAGAAACGGTCAGGTAATCTCATTAACAGGTAATACTGTTACTGTAATGGATTTAGAAACATATCAGAGCTTCGATATGCCTGTCCCTGAAGAAGATGAATTAAAAGAAAAATTAGCCGCCGGCGTTCAAGTAGAATACTGGGATATCGTAGGCCGGAAGAAAATAACAAGAGTTAAGAATATTTAACTATACCGGTGAGAGATCCTCTTCTAAAAATTATTTATAATTTCGACTTTAAAGTGATTTTAGGATATATGCTGAGCTGTGCGCGTGATAGAGGCTGAGACAGCGCGGTTTAATATTGTGCCCCTCTCTTACATTAGCATTCCTTACGCATGAACCATCAGCAATTTACTGATAATCTACGGGTAACAAGCTTGCTTGCTGGTAGGCGAAGCGCCTATAGGAAACCAACCCGATAGGATTGAGTAGTTCACCTTTTAGAATCAACTTACATCGTGGGTGCAGCGAAAAGTATATATTTAATTTATAGTTTATCGTTATAAACAGCCGAAACTCGCCTGCGAGAAAACAACGTTAATAAAAATTCCGCTTTAAGTTAGCTTTCCTAGAATCTAAGTTAACTACGATGGCGGTTTTATCATTAAACTGAATTTAAGCTTATCTAACTTTAAGTTGCAGCGTAAGCCTCAACTAAAACGCTTATAAAAATGCGACTATTGTTCACAACGTTTAGAAATCGGATAATTTAAATTCGGCTGTCTCTTTAAAACTCATGTTAGACATAGGCTTAAAGCTGAATATCCTAATGTTTGGTGATGTGAATGGTTTCCTCTCCTATTTGTAACTTCTGTGCGCAAACTGGTATGCTCTGCCCGAGTTGCCAAAAAAAATTAAGCGAAGGATTAATCGACAGTGATGACGTGGAGTTAATTAAACAATTAATTAAATTAGAGCAGCAGTTTCCGTCGCTTAAGGACGTGAACATCTCAAAAATAATTAACTACGCAGATTTTAAAATATTAATGATCAAAACACCTAACATATCCAATCTACTAGAGTCTAAGGGAAAAATTCTAAAAATTCTTGAAAAAACAATTAATAAAAAAATCCGTTTAATTGAAAAAAACTCTAATTATATGAAGATTGTGGAAGAGCTTCTTAATCCGATTAGAATTTTAGGAGTTAATAAAGTATTTCTCCCAACAGGGGAGACTATTCAAAAAATTGTTTTAAAAAAACCTAGGGATTCGAAGATTAACTTTAACATAGAGCAATTAGAAGCTTTAATTTATAATATTACAGGAACCCAGGTTCGTTTATCATTTGAGTGAAAATAACTATTAGATAATGGTGGTGAGGTAAAACGCAGAGAACACATTTAACAAGGGATATAACACCCTCCATGGCCGGTTGCGAGGTTAAGCTGTTAGGCTGGGTTGAAGTTAAAAGAGATCTAGGTAAAATAAAGTTTATTATACTTCGAGATTATAAGGGTAAAATCCAGGTAACTATTCCACCTGCGAGCAACCAAGAGTTAGCGGATATTTTCAGTAAACTATCGCGTGAAGACGTGATCTCAGTCTCCGGGGTTGTTAAAAACACCCCTCAAGCACCTAACGGAGTTGAGATTCTCCCTAAGGATATAAATATAATAAATAAAGCTGTCACCCCGCTTCCCTTGGAATTAACCGGGAAGGTTAAAGTTGAACTGGATACTAGATTAGATTACCGTATACTTGATTTAAGAACAGCTAGATCTAATGCTATATTTAAAATAAACAATGTGATGTTAATAGCTATCAGAAATTTTTTTATAGAAAATGATTTTATCGAAGTTCAAACGCCTAAAATAATAGCTAGCGCAACGGAAGGCGGAACAGAGCTTTTCCCAGTAGCTTACTTTGATAAAGAAGCTTTTCTAGCACAGAGCCCGCAACTATATAAAGAACAGTTAACCTCCGTCTTTGAAAAAGTTTATGAAATCGCTCCAGTTTTTCGAGCTGAAGAATCAAACACGACACGACATCTTTCAGAAATAGTGATGTTAGACATGGAAGCCGCCTTCCATGATTATAACGACATAATGAACTTTTGTGAGCGACTTTTAGATAGGGTTTTCAAAGAAATTATTGATAAATGTCAGGATGAACTATCGATCTTAAAGCAAAAACTTCAGCGTCCTAAAACCCCCTACAAGAGATATTCATATAGTGAAATAATAGAAATTCTAGAAAGTAACGGTGTTGAAATAAAATGGGGGGATGATATAGACACATTTGCCTTGAGAAAACTAGGCGAGTTGATAAAAGAACCTTATTTTATAAAGGACTGGCCTACTAAAAATAAACCATTCTATATTTCACCACGAAAGGATAACCCTGAAATAAGTGAATCCTTCGATTTAATGTACAGCTGGCTTGAACTAGCCTCCGGGGGAACTCGCATACATCAAAAAGAATTATTAGTAGATCGTATAAAAGAGAAAGGCATGCGACCTGAATCATTCGATTTTCATATTAAAACTTTTGATTGGGGTATGCCCCCTCACGCTGGGTGTGGCATCGGCTTAGCCCGTTTACTTATGGCTGTTGCAGGCTTAGAGAACATAAGGGAAGCGGTTTTATTCCCACGTGACAGATACAGGTTAACACCTTAATAACCTACTTGGTAGAAATCAGAGTTTT comes from the Candidatus Odinarchaeum yellowstonii genome and includes:
- a CDS encoding NAD(+)/NADH kinase, which codes for MIKRVLLKVRPDLVNSPIKKRILDAIEERNLKLYLEPESVGENDEGREVVEPGKADVDCAIIVGGDGTILYTIRNLPAKCPLILGVDAGTTGFLSEITPDEIEPALDRLLNGEYKVSKSFRLKTFIDDVVLPEAVNEVLVTTEPGKSVKLDVYIDNHFLNSVVADGVIVATPTGSTAYGLSAGGSIIDPDLEAYTIVPVAPFKASLSPIVLSSDKVVAIKSAGRGRNPIVVIDGQVQYSLTRNEVIRILKSENYAPFIRFRDEFYSKIREKLLTVNHISEL
- the aspS gene encoding aspartate--tRNA(Asn) ligase, whose protein sequence is MAGCEVKLLGWVEVKRDLGKIKFIILRDYKGKIQVTIPPASNQELADIFSKLSREDVISVSGVVKNTPQAPNGVEILPKDINIINKAVTPLPLELTGKVKVELDTRLDYRILDLRTARSNAIFKINNVMLIAIRNFFIENDFIEVQTPKIIASATEGGTELFPVAYFDKEAFLAQSPQLYKEQLTSVFEKVYEIAPVFRAEESNTTRHLSEIVMLDMEAAFHDYNDIMNFCERLLDRVFKEIIDKCQDELSILKQKLQRPKTPYKRYSYSEIIEILESNGVEIKWGDDIDTFALRKLGELIKEPYFIKDWPTKNKPFYISPRKDNPEISESFDLMYSWLELASGGTRIHQKELLVDRIKEKGMRPESFDFHIKTFDWGMPPHAGCGIGLARLLMAVAGLENIREAVLFPRDRYRLTP
- a CDS encoding translation initiation factor IF-5A; translation: MSHKMAEAGSLKEGKYVILDGEPCRIVSIEKSKTGKHGHAKVRITAIGLFDESKRSVVYPADTSVEVPVIDKRNGQVISLTGNTVTVMDLETYQSFDMPVPEEDELKEKLAAGVQVEYWDIVGRKKITRVKNI